From the Pirellulales bacterium genome, one window contains:
- a CDS encoding DUF1559 domain-containing protein produces the protein MKHRLSQSRAFTLVELLVVIAIIGVLVALLLPAIQAAREAARRSQCLNNLRQLSVAMLNYESAKKGLPHLAKHWSNAEMTATYGAGGVQGSWYDDHGWYLPLMPYIEQQGIVAVVDVTKSFSHAANEAARRAFVPLYACPTDIGLQRNEWGSVYWARVRSNYVVNGGNTVYGQHLLGGCPGEFPNCITFGGAPFIPKKEGKLAAITDGTANTLMMSEVFVLPETANWGGPYSDAQTALGGQMFTGYQTPNTTVPDGLDRQSWWWSPNQDVRDAWAAAELPSPPASPLNIPRSNDVPAEARVDNQHGTKQNYVSARSRHPGGVNASRCDASVAFYTDSIDRFVWNALTSAAGGETVSIGN, from the coding sequence ATGAAACATCGACTTAGCCAATCGAGGGCCTTCACGCTGGTCGAACTTCTGGTGGTGATCGCCATCATCGGCGTGCTGGTCGCGCTGTTGTTGCCGGCGATCCAAGCGGCCCGCGAGGCGGCCCGCCGCTCGCAGTGCCTCAACAACCTGAGGCAGTTGAGCGTGGCTATGCTCAACTACGAGTCGGCCAAGAAGGGATTGCCGCATCTGGCGAAGCACTGGTCCAATGCCGAGATGACCGCAACCTACGGAGCCGGCGGGGTTCAAGGCAGTTGGTATGACGACCATGGATGGTATCTGCCCCTCATGCCCTACATCGAGCAACAAGGAATCGTCGCTGTTGTCGACGTGACCAAATCGTTTAGCCATGCCGCTAACGAAGCCGCTCGGCGAGCTTTCGTCCCGCTCTATGCCTGCCCAACTGACATTGGGCTGCAACGCAACGAATGGGGCAGCGTATATTGGGCTCGCGTACGAAGCAACTATGTCGTCAACGGCGGCAATACGGTTTACGGCCAACATCTTCTTGGAGGTTGCCCAGGGGAATTCCCCAACTGCATCACCTTTGGCGGGGCCCCGTTCATACCGAAGAAAGAAGGGAAACTCGCCGCGATCACTGATGGTACGGCCAACACTCTTATGATGTCAGAGGTCTTCGTCCTACCCGAAACCGCGAACTGGGGCGGGCCCTACTCGGACGCCCAGACGGCTTTGGGAGGTCAGATGTTCACAGGCTACCAAACTCCCAACACAACGGTTCCCGATGGCCTCGATCGGCAGTCATGGTGGTGGTCGCCTAACCAAGACGTGAGGGACGCCTGGGCCGCCGCAGAATTGCCAAGCCCCCCTGCATCTCCTCTGAACATTCCTCGGAGCAATGACGTCCCTGCCGAAGCCAGAGTGGACAACCAGCATGGTACGAAACAAAACTATGTGAGCGCTCGCAGTCGGCATCCCGGCGGCGTCAACGCGTCGCGCTGCGACGCCTCCGTTGCGTTCTACACCGACAGCATCGATCGCTTTGTATGGAACGCCCTCACGAGCGCCGCCGGGGGCGAGACGGTCAGCATCGGGAACTGA